A section of the Pseudophryne corroboree isolate aPseCor3 chromosome 11, aPseCor3.hap2, whole genome shotgun sequence genome encodes:
- the LOC134968634 gene encoding paraneoplastic antigen Ma2-like, which yields MECINGEDIYNWGKRRRVDLKCSVGIGGNLVDISDEEVLKEVKKWYGIKDPHICDKWRGNLGTICAVLLTNSNELDPSLIPANIMLENVPGRRLKIIWPMIPHDLSEEATIECDSRTNIGEGGNTGGSYSIAGEPETDIPRGEDGTEQNVDAVMDKVVSHFERWHYEGGYRRLRIFSGIMPVPAGEENYDTWKETATQQSEEWRCPEHIKKQRIVESLRGPAMGIIHATRRSQTNSTLKDYFEALDYSFGTLEDVGDILARLNHTYQEPNESLTKYIYRINKILYKLLDKGGIEDKDIDEWRMKHLLRGALTNNPVAQRLRCRLAQSPPFTLGELIREVKLEEVQIENREKSVKRVKVVLPTAENNLASEKLYKLMEEQNKKLDQLITLQTNLSVSPAITPLGRGRGINRRNDNRTNYNNFTCYNCGQFGHRAFECIQGGNIRRNTSRVERSSPLTENSNGTPMNPASTPNL from the coding sequence ATGGAGTGCATAAATGGAGAGGATATATATAATTGGGGTAAAAGGAGAAGGGTGGATCTTAAGTGTAGTGTGGGTATTGGAGGAAATTTAGTAGATATATCTGATGAGGAGGTACTTAAAGAAGTGAAGAAATGGTATGGGATTAAGGACCCACACATATGTGATAAATGGAGAGGTAATTTGGGAACGATATGTGCTGTATTATTAACTAACAGTAATGAATTAGATCCATCCTTAATCCCTGCTAACATTATGCTAGAGAACGTTCCAGGTAGAAGATTGAAAATTATTTGGCCTATGATTCCTCATGATCTCAGTGAAGAAGCCACAATAGAGTGTGATAGCAGAACAAATATAGGAGAAGGAGGGAATACAGGAGGTAGTTATTCTATAGCTGGAGAGCCAGAAACAGACATTCCTAGAGGTGAAGATGGTACTGAACAGAATGTAGATGCAGTCATGGATAAAGTAGTTAGTCATTTTGAACGATGGCACTACGAGGGAGGATATAGAAGGTTAAGAATATTTTCGGGAATTATGCCAGTACCCGCAGGAGAGGAAAACTATGATACCTGGAAAGAAACAGCTACTCAACAGTCGGAAGAATGGAGATGCCCcgaacacataaaaaaacaaaggatTGTTGAGAGTTTGAGGGGTCCAGCTATGGGCATTATCCATGCTACAAGAAGAAGTCAGACAAACTCCACCCTAAAAGATTACTTTGAAGCCTTAGATTACTCATTCGGAACATTAGAGGATGTTGGTGATATTCTGGCAAGATTAAATCATACCTATCAAGAACCAAATGAATCTCTCACTAAATATATCTATAGAATAAATAAAATCCTGTATAAGCTATTGGACAAAGGGGGAATAGAAGATAAAGATATAGATGAATGGAGGATGAAACATCTTTTGCGTGGAGCTCTTACCAACAATCCGGTAGCACAGAGATTAAGATGTAGGCTGGCCCAGAGTCCTCCTTTCACGTTAGGAGAATTGATTAGGGAAGTGAAATTGGAGGAAGTACAGATTGAAAATAGAGAAAAAAGTGTGAAACGTGTCAAAGTAGTATTGCCGACAGCCGAAAATAATTTAGCATCTGAAAAATTATATAAATTAATGGAAGAACAAAATAAGAAACTAGATCAATTGATTACTCTACAAACCAATCTATCGGTTTCACCTGCTATAACTCCTCTGGGAAGAGGAAGGGGGATTAATAGGAGGAATGATAATAGGACTAATTACAACAACTTCACCTGTTATAATTGTGGACAGTTTGGTCATAGAGCTTTCGAATGCATTCAAGGGGGAAATATACGAAGGAACACTTCTAGGGTAGAAAGATCTTCACCACTGACGGAAAACTCCAATGGGACGCCGATGAACCCCGCATCGACGCCCAACTTATAA